A genome region from Arachis duranensis cultivar V14167 chromosome 6, aradu.V14167.gnm2.J7QH, whole genome shotgun sequence includes the following:
- the LOC107495467 gene encoding uncharacterized protein LOC107495467 — translation MERGLRQGDPLSPCLFVLVVDVMNRMIREAVRNSQISLLLVGRDKIELSHLQFADDTILFYPQEEETVRNYNRLLRCFEMMFSLSINFEKSNLIPVNCIQEWVSRMCQLLGCQEATLPVRCLGISLGANPRLVKTWKPVIDKVEEKLSL, via the coding sequence ATGGAGAGGGGGCTACGTCAAGGAGACCCTTTATCGCCGTGTTTGTTTGTACTGGTGGTGGATGTGATGAACAGGATGATTAGGGAGGCGGTTAGGAACAGTCAGATATCTCTTCTGTTAGTCGGTAGGGATAAAATAGAGCTATCACACCTACAATTTGCTGATGATACTATTTTATTCTATCCGCAAGAGGAGGAAACTGTCAGGAACTATAATAGGCTTTTGAGGTGTTTTGAAATGATGTTTAGCTTGAGCATAAACTTCGAGAAGTCTAACTTGATACCAGTTAACTGCATCCAGGAATGGGTCAGCCGAATGTGTCAGCTTCTAGGCTGCCAGGAGGCAACGTTGCCGGTGCGGTGCCTTGGTATTAGCCTAGGAGCGAATCCGAGGTTGGTAAAAACTTGGAAGCCGGTGATTGATAAGGTGGAAGAGAAACTCAgcttgtga
- the LOC107495466 gene encoding protein BIG GRAIN 1-like B: MKNNTLTDHEHYHHSTRFLHNPSFSSTLLDQIYRSIDQSEQHNYTNTPNHMNTFFTPTTSRTEKNKKQETSTRSTSRDYDNDVTCFSSTSLSSDSSSSSSSSAGFSSSDTESTRPSRTRSSSSCFLPLRPVKTSASLRDEEKGDDNRRKFHSFRHDFKTELGALIGGDRGEDDYESLSMKSKSRALKIYNNLKKVKQPISPGAKITSFLNSIFATSKKTKCTNHDIKNIYQNRLHESNDSYKNVDNDAKKPKSIQTSLPSTCSFSRSCLSKTGRLHRPNDIPEEEREAKLVQNSTHSSLSSSKSCLSKTLTSEREKLRNGAKRTVRFYPVSVIVGEEGINNKVATKTWKNSTNVEKSKVVKEAAREFLEEYHKNKNKNNLNSVSICASSQY; encoded by the exons ATGAAGAACAACACACTCACAGATCATGAACACTACCACCATAGCACCAGATTCCTTCACAatccttctttctcttcaacCCTCCTTGACCAAATCTACCGTTCCATTGACCAATCCGAACAACACAATTACACAAATACCCCCAATCACATGAACACCTTCTTCACACCAACAACTTCAAGAACAGAGAAGAACAAGAAACAGGAAACATCAACAAGAAGCACGTCACGTGACTATGACAATGACGTCACGTGCTTCAGTTCCACGTCACTTTCCTCCGATTCCAGCtcgtcctcttcttcttccGCGGGATTTTCATCCTCCGACACGGAGTCAACAAGGCCGTCAAGGACGCGCTCGTCCTCATCGTGCTTCTTGCCTCTGAGGCCGGTGAAGACCAGCGCGTCCTTGAGGGACGAGGAGAAAGGAGACGATAATCGTCGAAAGTTCCACAGCTTTCGCCACGATTTCAAAACCGAATTAGGCGCTCTAATCGGCGGCGATCGTGGCGAAGATGATTACGAATCATTGTCCATGAAATCCAAGTCAAGAGCGTTGAAGATCTATAACAATCTCAAGAAGGTGAAGCAACCAATTTCACCCGGTGCTAAGATCACTAGCTTTCTCAACTCGATCTTCGCTACTTCCAAGAAAACAAAGTGCACCAACCATGACATAAAGAATATTTATCAGAATCGattacatgaatcaaacgacagTTATAAGAACGTGGACAACGATGCAAAAAAGCCAAAGTCAATTCAAACTTCATTGCCTTCTACTTGTTCATTTTCGAGGTCTTGTTTGAGTAAAACTGGTCGGCTACATAGACCAAACGACATTCcagaggaagaaagagaagcCAAGTTAGTTCAAAATTCAACacattcttctctttcttcttctaaatCTTGTTTGAGCAAGACTCTAACTTCCGAAAGGGAAAAGCTTCGCAACGGGGCGAAAAGAACGGTTCGATTCTACCCCGTGAGCGTGATTGTGGGTGAAGAAGGAATCAATAATAAAGTTGCCACAAAAACATGGAAGAATAGCACCAACGTAGAGAAGAGCAAGGTGGTGAAAGAAGCTGCAAGGGAGTTCTTGGAAGAGTAccacaagaacaagaacaagaacaatttg AACTCTGTTTCTATATGCGCTAGTTCACAATATTAG